Proteins encoded together in one Orbaceae bacterium lpD01 window:
- a CDS encoding DUF4822 domain-containing protein, with the protein MKVMHTALFIIATFFGMQTVQAATNLNQYENLMTNKVWITTEAVNADNQIIPSSDKSVNGFFGIAEYNANGTFKMFTQEGKLKLAGDWSISQDGKSRTLIAKKPDGSVMFTRTVENVTVEPNLYVYRIYPEANNKNVYFDIVHKPLSILLTDSK; encoded by the coding sequence ATGAAAGTAATGCACACAGCACTATTTATTATCGCAACTTTTTTCGGGATGCAAACAGTTCAAGCCGCAACCAATTTAAATCAGTACGAAAACCTAATGACGAATAAAGTCTGGATTACAACTGAAGCCGTTAATGCTGATAATCAAATTATTCCTTCATCAGATAAAAGCGTGAATGGTTTTTTTGGCATTGCCGAATATAACGCTAATGGCACTTTCAAAATGTTTACTCAAGAAGGGAAGCTAAAACTGGCCGGTGACTGGTCAATCAGCCAAGATGGAAAGAGCAGAACATTGATTGCTAAAAAACCGGATGGCAGTGTAATGTTCACAAGAACCGTAGAAAATGTGACAGTTGAACCGAATCTTTATGTCTATCGTATCTATCCAGAAGCAAACAATAAAAACGTTTACTTTGATATTGTTCACAAACCGCTATCAATCCTGTTAACTGACAGTAAATAA
- a CDS encoding S24 family peptidase: MEINFAEWVKSARHKVKLTQEQLAEKLSMTKANISAFENGRTTPSYLVMLKICEWCHVSLPSQPINRIGEENAVTIAPFNVANQYNIHPVNDYFSINGQLLLGKTWLTEMGINPTSCSVIYAKGSSMYPTLQNDQALLIDTNQTTLIENKIYLIARDTHELIIKRVSRDRDGHWIYISDNMDKNSFPIMFALKNDHIIGRIVWRGGTAGL, encoded by the coding sequence ATGGAAATTAATTTTGCAGAATGGGTAAAATCGGCAAGACATAAGGTAAAGTTGACGCAAGAACAGTTAGCTGAAAAATTATCAATGACTAAAGCGAATATTTCCGCATTTGAAAATGGGCGGACAACACCGAGCTATCTGGTTATGTTGAAAATATGTGAATGGTGCCATGTTTCTTTACCATCACAACCCATCAATCGCATTGGTGAGGAAAATGCGGTTACCATCGCCCCATTTAACGTCGCTAATCAATATAATATCCATCCCGTTAACGACTACTTTAGTATCAACGGCCAACTATTATTGGGCAAAACATGGTTAACCGAAATGGGCATCAATCCGACTTCCTGCTCGGTCATCTATGCTAAAGGCTCAAGTATGTATCCGACCTTACAGAATGATCAGGCCCTACTCATTGATACTAATCAAACAACATTGATTGAAAATAAAATCTATCTCATTGCACGCGATACCCATGAGCTTATTATCAAAAGAGTATCACGAGATCGTGATGGTCACTGGATTTATATCAGTGATAATATGGATAAAAATAGTTTCCCTATCATGTTTGCATTAAAAAATGATCATATCATCGGCCGTATTGTTTGGCGCGGCGGTACCGCGGGTTTATAG
- a CDS encoding carbonic anhydrase family protein encodes MKIKFKVSILSLCLMASSLAYADPHWTYEGKTSPEHWGELDKKWETCHTGSNQSPINIDHTIKGKLDNLAIDFHVTNETIVNNGHTIQVTTSDGDDVTIDNVKYSLKQFHFHSPSENHINGQAFPVEIHFVHANDDNQLAVVAVMVKEGKANPVIDEILKDIPAQIDKEEKIEQPFNFSKLFPTDKHYYRYSGSLTTPPCTEGVTWFVMKEPVEMSKQQITQFQEALKHSNNRPLQALNGRLIVE; translated from the coding sequence ATGAAAATCAAATTTAAAGTCTCAATACTCAGTCTTTGTCTTATGGCTTCAAGTCTGGCTTATGCTGATCCTCATTGGACATATGAAGGTAAAACTTCACCGGAACATTGGGGTGAGTTAGATAAAAAATGGGAAACCTGCCATACTGGTTCTAATCAATCTCCAATAAATATTGATCATACTATTAAAGGGAAATTGGATAACTTAGCGATTGATTTTCATGTGACCAATGAAACTATTGTCAATAATGGCCATACCATCCAAGTGACCACCAGTGATGGCGATGATGTAACGATTGATAATGTAAAATATTCGCTCAAACAGTTCCATTTTCATTCACCCAGTGAAAATCATATCAATGGTCAAGCTTTTCCAGTAGAGATTCATTTTGTTCACGCCAATGATGATAATCAATTAGCTGTTGTTGCGGTAATGGTCAAAGAAGGGAAAGCCAATCCGGTTATTGATGAGATATTAAAGGATATTCCAGCTCAAATTGATAAAGAAGAGAAAATTGAGCAGCCATTTAATTTTTCTAAACTATTTCCTACCGATAAGCATTATTACCGCTATAGCGGATCTTTAACCACACCACCTTGTACTGAAGGAGTCACTTGGTTTGTAATGAAAGAGCCGGTTGAAATGTCAAAACAACAAATCACACAATTTCAAGAAGCCCTAAAACACTCAAATAATCGCCCATTACAAGCTTTAAATGGTCGCTTAATTGTAGAATAA
- a CDS encoding ankyrin repeat domain-containing protein has protein sequence MNNLKKSLCIIVSSLVFMNSVSAKILNPNNPEGYQQFRFSLAEMQDIANPDKLSWRIFYQSPSTGPNAAWFDAVKQGDIETVKRMVEAGQDIEVKDVGSLDQTALGWAAFIGYEDIFDYLVKKNANLWATDKGDVYNVLKSAVLGKDVNLVKKAHQLLPNFNFNDTSYEDDGESLVMIAASNNRIETVKYFISEGVDLNQVTTIQDTNRPSFSQSALSYACVRGHKEMQQLLIAHGAINHKTGKSTCQ, from the coding sequence ATGAACAATTTAAAAAAGTCACTTTGTATTATTGTGTCTTCATTAGTTTTTATGAATAGTGTCAGTGCAAAAATACTTAACCCCAACAATCCTGAAGGTTATCAACAATTTAGATTTAGTTTGGCCGAGATGCAAGATATTGCAAATCCCGATAAACTAAGTTGGCGAATATTCTATCAATCGCCATCCACCGGCCCTAATGCCGCTTGGTTTGATGCGGTAAAGCAAGGCGATATTGAGACAGTAAAAAGAATGGTTGAAGCCGGTCAAGATATTGAGGTTAAAGATGTCGGTTCGCTTGATCAAACTGCACTAGGTTGGGCCGCATTTATTGGTTATGAAGATATTTTTGACTATCTAGTCAAGAAAAACGCGAATCTTTGGGCTACGGATAAGGGAGACGTTTATAATGTCTTAAAATCCGCCGTACTTGGCAAAGATGTTAATCTAGTTAAAAAAGCGCACCAGCTTTTGCCTAACTTCAATTTTAATGACACAAGTTATGAGGATGACGGTGAGAGTCTGGTTATGATTGCCGCCAGTAATAATCGAATCGAAACTGTTAAATATTTTATCAGTGAAGGTGTGGATTTAAATCAAGTAACAACGATACAAGATACCAATAGACCATCTTTTAGCCAAAGCGCATTAAGTTATGCCTGTGTTAGAGGTCATAAAGAGATGCAGCAATTATTGATTGCACATGGTGCAATTAATCACAAAACGGGTAAATCAACCTGTCAATAA